DNA sequence from the Saccopteryx leptura isolate mSacLep1 chromosome 4, mSacLep1_pri_phased_curated, whole genome shotgun sequence genome:
CGGTTCTGTTCTCTTAAATGATGATTTGGGAAATGTACTCAAGGAAACAAAGATGGTGTGAATAAGCTCATTTTGTGGATTCCTTATCTTTCCAGGGTCCCTTAAGTCCTGCCTGTGCTGGTTGATCTATATTGTCTTCAGaaagtcactttattttttcctggcTTTTATAGTTATTTTCTGTGGCAGGTTTTGTTTCTTAGAATTTACAGCACCATGGGCAGGTGTAGAAGGCCCTACACCACAGGCTGAATGATTCTATTATGTATTAAATCATGATTCTATTCAAAGCCCTCCAGAAggtctttattttattctgataAACACCAAAGCCCTTAGTATTATATACCCAACTTTCATTGTCTCTTTTGACTAGAGTGTTCTATCCCCCTTTCCACAGTATCTGCATGGCTAACTTCCTCACTTGTAATCTTTGTTcagatgtttctttatttagTCTACTCTAACCACCCTATTTAAAAttgccttctcctttctcctcttcattctctctctctttgtgttatATTTTACCTATCTATTATGTttgctgtgtgtttttacttattaGAATGAAAACTTGGACCAGACTTTCTCAAGTCATGCTTTGAGTGGCATTGCTATAACGTACAGTGCTGCAGTCTTAATGTTTTCTTAATTCATGTTGCCTTTAAAGGAGTGAGAGGTTTTAtcgatttttttttcagttttatcacTTTATTTGACAATCAGCAATTAATTCTCATCCACATTAACTGTCTGTAGATTTTTGAAAGTGGTGACAGGTACATAGGTGACTAATGTATAGAGCTTGTTTGGCGAATCTTCATCCTCATTATGTTTTCTGGACAAGCGCACCTGGATCCGGTATGGGACATTCCTTATTCCTTTGGCCCAGACAGCTTTGTTGAGCCTGGTGTCAATGCGCACATCTGGCGTTCCCATCTGCTTCATGGCAAATTTCCGGATCTCTTTGAGCGCACGAGGAGcacgcttcttttttttttttttttttttccattttcttttctgaagctggaaacagggagagacagacagactcccgcatgcgcccgaccgggatccacccggcacgcccaccatggggcgacgctctgcctaccagggggcgatgctctgcccatcctgggcgtcgccatgttgcgaccagagccactctagcgcctggggcagaggccacagagccatccccagcgcccgggccatctttgctccagtggagccttggctgcgggaggggaagagagagacagagaggaaggcgcggcggaggggtggagaagcaaatgggcgcttctcctatgtgccctggccgggaatcgaacccgggtcctccgcacgctaggccgacgctctaccgctgagccaaccggccagggcgaggagCACGCTTCTTGAAACCCACGCCGTGGATGCGCTTGTGGATGTTGATGGTGTATTCTCTGGTCACTACCTCGTTGATGGCAGAACGGCCCTTTTTCTTTTCACCACCCTTCTTTGCGGGAGCCATTTTGTCGGGGCCAAGTTGGAAAGAAGGAAGCGCGAGGTATTGTCtcgatttttaaaaaagttaatttataCTATCTAAACGTCCCACCACCTCCTGAGTTCTTATATGTAACTGATAGGCTTTGCATTTCTATTATAGTTGTTGCTTTATACTAGTGCTGAAACAGAGTGACAGTAAGATTTTCTTTAACAGTCCAGTtacatatttttctctgttcattgaaaatacaaaaacaggcATATTTTGGACAGGAAATGAAAGATTATACCGCTTAACACCACAAGATGTCACTTATGTAAAAATAAAGCTAGTATCCTAATACTCAAAGCTGGAAAGCTACAGGTAAATATAGCAGGTAAATGAAGAACtaggtaaattaaaaaatacatatttgaaacAAGTATTGGTTTTCAGCAGAGGCAATGAAAATATTGCCCATTCAGCATTAATATGaatcaaattattattaaaataattttaaatttctaagttAATACAGTAATACCTGCTAATGGGCCATATTTGAATTCACATATGAGGTAGATCTGAAATGACTGAACATAAGGGAACATATTGAGAGAGTGAACTAGATGTTGTGGTATTAACTCTCCCAAATCTTTACTGTTTGGTGACAAGCAATGAGAATTTTAGGAAGAAATACGtaatttatatcaaaatattctttttttaaaaaaattcagtgagaggagaggaggcagaaagacagagtcCAGCATGTGCCTCAGTTGGAATCTACCatgcatgcctactagggggtgatgctctgcccatctggcgcattactctgttgctcagcagtcaagctcttcttagcgcctgacgcaaaggccatggagccatcctcagtgcctggggtcaccTTCTTGCCCTGTCTTCCCATGGTCATCTCTTAGTCTTTGTGGGTCTGGCATTGATCTGCTCTTACAAACACAttggtcatactggattagggcccaGCCAAATTGACCTCATTGTAACTTAAGgctccatctccaaatacagtcacattcttgggggttaggacttcaacatctgAATTTTTGAAGGGATACAATTCAGCCCGTAAAAGCACCTGGTTAATCATTCATTCTTGGTAATCACTTACTTGCCTACATTAGGCTTCAATTTGTAAAATACACAAAACTAAAGGGAGTATTTTTTGTCAGGGTTATCTGTTTGGAGTAAGGAAGCTCTTCTGACCTGTTTTTAAGcctaaacagaaatgaaaaggcTTCTGATACTGTCTTTTTGGTGGTTAAACTGTGTTGCATGAAGGAATCATGtggagtaaatttttaaaaaatctctttgcTGCAGAGTTTTTTGTAAAAAATGAAGGATTACTAATTAGAAAATAACTTGCAAGTAGTTACAATTTATAATCCTACAATCTTAGTTTCCTGTCAGTTTCTTACAGTCATTTAAGAGGATTTTTGTTTGATTTACTTAAGAGtctgtggccctggcaggttggttcagtggtttgattccccatcagggcacacaggagaggcaaccatctgcttctttcctccctttcccctttctctctctattcccctcccacagccagtggcttgattggttccagcattggccccaggcgctgaagatagctccattggtccaAGGGTCAGCCTCAgtcgctaaaaatagctcatttatttGAGCATCTGCTCCAGGCAGGGGTTTCCAGGCGGGgtttcctggtcagagcacagtcatgaatctatctctctatctcccctcttctcaattgaaaaaaaaatgaggatcagTGATTTAAGTTTTTTGTAAGCATAAAGCTTAAATGTGATACCTTAATTTCAAAGTATGAAAATGATGGCTTACATGATAATGCATTTCTCAGTAATAGATGTATGCTTTTTAGTCTTCTTTTGGAGAACTAAACATctatttaaatgcaaaaaaaccctACTGTAAACCTTGTTAATAATTTTAACGAGGTATAATTTGCATATCACATTATCCACCAAAAATTACAATTAGCTTTTTTGACATAAAAGATCTGTTATACACCTATGAAATCACCACCACAATTAAGATACAGAGCATTTTCGTCATCTTACAGAACAGGAAATTTTCTTAAGTCCCTTTGCTGTCCATTTCTTCCTCTACCCTATGACACTAGTATaccactgatctgctttttgTCTCTAAGGAtgagtttgcattttctagtattttaaatgaataaatcattGCTCATTTGcatctgtcttctttctctcaGCATATTGATTTTGAGAATTCATCCAGCTTTTTTGCATGTATCAGTAGttaattctttttcattgctggGTAGTATTCTGATATTTGGTTAAATCACATTTTACTAATGCACAGATTTTCCCCCCAGTTTTTACTATTATGAATATAGATGCTGTGATTCATGTGAGTTATTATGTGGAGATGTTTGTCTTTCTGTGGGGAGTGGACTGACTGGATTACATAGTAGGATTATGTTTAAAATTGTAGGAAACTcgcagtttttcaaagtgttttttgttttttttccacatcctcacctgcAGTGTGGAGCTCTCTAAATCCATAGCCTTGGCCATGTTTGTTATTGTCAGTCTCTTAGTTTCAGTTATTCTAATGGGTGTATaataatatctcatttaatttgtatttccctgataatgatcttaagtatttttaatatgcttATGACATTTCTAATCTTTTATGAAATATCTGTTCAACTCTTGACAATTTTTTTGATATGCCTATTGGTCTTGTTATGAGTTATTATATTACTTTGTAAAAATTAAGCTTTTGATTTTGAGATAACAGATTTATATGCAGTTATAAGAAACAGTACAGAGAGATTCTGTGTACCCGTTACCCAGTTTCCTTCAACAATAAACTAGTCAGGTATCACAACCAGGATATTGGCATAGATGTAATCTATGAATTTTGTTCAGATCACCAAGTTTTTAacttgtgtgtgaatgtgtgtgttatattctattttatc
Encoded proteins:
- the LOC136404460 gene encoding large ribosomal subunit protein eL31-like is translated as MAPAKKGGEKKKGRSAINEVVTREYTINIHKRIHGVGFKKRRAPRALKEIRKFAMKQMGTPDVRIDTRLNKAVWAKGIRNVPYRIQVRLSRKHNEDEDSPNKLYTLVTYVPVTTFKNLQTVNVDEN